One window of Curtobacterium sp. 458 genomic DNA carries:
- a CDS encoding efflux RND transporter permease subunit — translation MHLLSVFSIRNRSLIALVTIVVAIFGGISLTSLKQELIPSVEFPQVAIVSAYPGATPEVVSNDVSTKIEQAIQAVPNLESTSATSSTGQSVVSASFDYGSNLASAEDKIQTAVNALSLPDTVQTQIVTGSFDDLPVLQLAVTGEGNQEQLVDRLNATAIPDLEKLDGVRQADVFGNPGRRVVITPDEDELAAKGLTSQSISDALSDNGTLIPGGTITQDGKTLSVQTGERIASLKDIEALPLTASSGSNSSGSGDSGSGSGGSASGSATGGAGAAGASGATSTTGGTGGAGGSSASSPTTGTGTGASTGTAAQPTTTTPTKLGDVAKVAIEESPRTSISRVDGKTALTIAITKTQEANTVDVSETVKKALPDIESKVAGDPRFTVVFDQAPYIQQSIDSLAEEGLLGLGFAVVVILVFLLSVRSTLVTAISIPTSVLLAAIGMRAAGYSLNIITLAALTIAIGRVVDDSIVVIENIKRHMQPGVDRARAVLDAVREVAGAVTASTLTTVAVFLPVAFVAELVGELFRPFALTVTMALIASLLVSLTIVPVLAYWFLRPPKTHRHAEAGAATADGTPKDATAAGAATGAPAGGAATGALASAADLHDAGRRDRLQRGYRPVLAWAMRRPWVVIVLAVFVLGGTLAAVPLVKTNYLGDSGQNTFTVTQDLEPGTSLDDQSDAAAKVEKVLRGVRGVETVQTTIGSSGQSIQAAFGGGASASVQYNVTTDSTADQPTIQSTARDRIERIDGVGEVSLSSAGGGFGGSSDIEVDVTAPTQAELRTAADEVLRKMRGVDGTTEATSNLSAAEPYLAVKVDRQEAAERGLTEQQVGGLVAAAVSPRDTGSVEIDDATLDVYIADPNPPGTIAALKELSIPTSTGEVPLSDLATVEQSEGPTTITTSNAVRTATITVTPDATNLGAAVQNVTAAVDALDLPKGASASIGGVASSQSSAFSQLFLAILVAILIVYVIMVATFRSLLQPLLLLMSVPFAATGALLLQIITGIPLGVASIIGLLMLVGIVVTNAIVLVDLVNQYRRRGLRVAEALVEGATRRLRPILMTALATIFALVPMALGLTGKSGFISQPLALVVIGGLVSSTLLTLVVLPSLYFVVERARERRADRIAAGITRKQAKQQRREERKQRREERRAARGRKAASAD, via the coding sequence GTGCACCTCCTCTCGGTCTTCAGCATCCGGAACCGGTCCCTCATCGCCCTCGTCACGATCGTCGTCGCGATCTTCGGCGGCATCTCGCTGACGAGCCTCAAGCAGGAGCTGATCCCGAGCGTCGAGTTCCCCCAGGTCGCCATCGTGAGCGCCTACCCCGGCGCCACCCCGGAGGTCGTGTCGAACGACGTCTCGACGAAGATCGAGCAGGCGATCCAGGCCGTACCGAACCTCGAGTCGACGAGTGCGACCTCGTCCACCGGGCAGAGCGTCGTGTCCGCGTCGTTCGACTACGGCTCGAACCTCGCCAGCGCCGAGGACAAGATCCAGACCGCGGTCAACGCGCTGTCGCTGCCGGACACCGTGCAGACGCAGATCGTCACGGGCTCGTTCGACGACCTGCCGGTGCTGCAGCTCGCGGTGACGGGGGAGGGCAACCAGGAGCAGCTCGTCGACCGGTTGAACGCGACGGCGATCCCCGACCTCGAGAAGCTCGACGGCGTCCGGCAGGCCGACGTCTTCGGCAACCCAGGCCGTCGGGTCGTGATCACCCCGGACGAGGACGAGCTCGCCGCGAAGGGGCTCACGTCGCAGTCGATCTCGGACGCCCTGAGCGACAACGGCACGCTCATCCCCGGTGGCACGATCACCCAGGACGGGAAGACGCTGTCCGTGCAGACCGGCGAGCGCATCGCGTCCCTGAAGGACATCGAGGCGCTCCCGCTCACCGCCTCCTCGGGCAGCAACTCGTCCGGTTCGGGTGACAGCGGGTCCGGATCGGGCGGCTCCGCATCCGGATCCGCGACCGGCGGGGCGGGCGCAGCCGGGGCCTCGGGCGCGACCAGCACGACGGGCGGAACCGGCGGGGCGGGCGGGAGCAGCGCCTCCAGTCCGACCACCGGCACCGGCACCGGGGCGTCCACCGGTACGGCTGCCCAGCCGACCACGACCACGCCGACGAAGCTCGGCGACGTCGCGAAGGTCGCGATCGAGGAGTCGCCGCGCACCTCGATCAGCCGCGTCGACGGCAAGACCGCGCTCACCATCGCGATCACGAAGACGCAGGAGGCGAACACCGTCGACGTGTCGGAGACGGTCAAGAAGGCCCTCCCGGACATCGAGTCGAAGGTCGCCGGCGACCCGCGGTTCACGGTGGTGTTCGACCAGGCGCCGTACATCCAGCAGTCGATCGACTCACTCGCCGAGGAGGGCCTGCTCGGCCTCGGGTTCGCGGTGGTCGTGATCCTGGTGTTCCTGCTGTCGGTGCGGTCGACCCTCGTCACGGCGATCTCGATCCCGACGTCGGTGCTCCTCGCAGCGATCGGCATGCGCGCCGCCGGGTACTCCCTCAACATCATCACGCTCGCGGCGCTCACGATCGCCATCGGCCGCGTCGTGGACGACTCCATCGTCGTCATCGAGAACATCAAGCGGCACATGCAGCCCGGGGTCGACCGGGCCCGGGCGGTGCTCGACGCGGTGCGGGAGGTCGCGGGTGCGGTCACGGCCTCGACCCTGACCACCGTGGCGGTGTTCCTGCCGGTGGCGTTCGTCGCGGAGCTGGTCGGCGAGCTGTTCCGGCCGTTCGCGCTCACCGTGACGATGGCCCTCATCGCCTCGCTGCTCGTGTCCCTGACGATCGTGCCCGTGCTCGCGTACTGGTTCCTCCGGCCGCCGAAGACCCACCGGCACGCCGAGGCCGGCGCTGCGACCGCCGACGGGACGCCCAAGGATGCGACCGCTGCCGGTGCCGCCACGGGCGCGCCTGCGGGCGGGGCCGCGACCGGCGCACTGGCCTCCGCCGCCGACCTGCACGACGCCGGTCGTCGTGACCGCCTCCAGCGCGGCTACCGCCCGGTCCTCGCCTGGGCGATGCGACGCCCGTGGGTCGTCATCGTCCTCGCGGTCTTCGTGCTCGGCGGCACCCTCGCGGCCGTCCCGCTCGTCAAGACGAACTACCTCGGCGACTCCGGCCAGAACACCTTCACGGTGACGCAGGACCTCGAGCCGGGCACGAGCCTCGACGACCAGTCCGACGCGGCCGCGAAGGTCGAGAAGGTGCTGCGTGGGGTGCGGGGCGTCGAGACCGTGCAGACCACCATCGGGTCGAGCGGCCAGTCGATCCAGGCGGCCTTCGGTGGCGGCGCGTCCGCGTCCGTGCAGTACAACGTCACGACCGACTCGACGGCCGACCAGCCCACGATCCAGTCGACCGCGCGCGACCGCATCGAGCGGATCGACGGCGTCGGCGAGGTGTCGCTGTCCTCGGCCGGCGGCGGCTTCGGCGGCTCGAGCGACATCGAGGTCGACGTCACGGCGCCGACTCAGGCCGAGCTCCGGACCGCGGCGGACGAGGTGCTGCGGAAGATGCGCGGCGTTGACGGCACCACGGAGGCGACGAGCAACCTCTCGGCCGCCGAGCCGTACCTCGCCGTGAAGGTCGACCGGCAGGAGGCAGCCGAGCGCGGCCTCACCGAGCAGCAGGTCGGTGGGCTGGTCGCGGCCGCGGTCTCGCCCCGCGACACCGGCAGCGTCGAGATCGACGACGCCACCCTCGACGTGTACATCGCCGACCCGAACCCGCCGGGGACGATCGCGGCGCTCAAGGAGCTGTCGATCCCGACGTCGACCGGCGAGGTGCCGCTGTCCGACCTCGCGACCGTGGAGCAGTCCGAGGGCCCGACCACGATCACGACGTCGAACGCCGTCCGGACCGCGACGATCACGGTCACCCCGGACGCGACGAACCTCGGTGCCGCCGTGCAGAACGTCACCGCGGCCGTCGATGCCCTCGACCTGCCGAAGGGGGCGTCGGCGTCGATCGGCGGCGTGGCGTCCAGCCAGTCGTCGGCGTTCAGCCAGCTCTTCCTCGCGATCCTCGTCGCGATCCTGATCGTCTACGTGATCATGGTCGCCACGTTCCGGAGCCTGCTGCAGCCGTTGTTGCTCCTCATGTCGGTGCCGTTCGCGGCGACCGGCGCGCTCCTGCTGCAGATCATCACCGGCATCCCGCTCGGCGTCGCGTCGATCATCGGCCTGCTCATGCTCGTCGGCATCGTCGTGACGAACGCGATCGTGCTCGTCGACCTCGTCAACCAGTACCGCAGGCGAGGGCTCCGCGTCGCCGAGGCCCTGGTCGAGGGCGCGACGAGACGACTCCGGCCGA
- a CDS encoding DUF6518 family protein — METTVHPAQTEAPERPSDRPTMPVAARVGTATGLALLAGMLCSYGQAVPGLGEFANSAGPWFVVAGLLVLLSGLHRRPAIPMVLGVVFLELMHVGYWAATNLRGYADFLSLTNFWVLIGIPAGLLAGLVVWALRSGSGRLAAAAIGVTGAVLVGEGVRALLRIADTTGTTFWTIEILVGAAVVVVGVLTARSPIDRVVALGTGVVGSLGVLGAYLLLG, encoded by the coding sequence ATGGAGACGACCGTGCACCCCGCGCAGACCGAGGCCCCTGAGCGGCCGTCCGACCGACCGACGATGCCCGTGGCGGCCCGCGTGGGCACCGCGACCGGGCTCGCCCTGCTGGCCGGGATGCTCTGCTCCTACGGACAGGCCGTCCCGGGGCTCGGGGAGTTCGCGAACTCCGCCGGCCCGTGGTTCGTCGTGGCGGGGCTGCTCGTGCTCCTGTCCGGCCTCCACCGGCGACCGGCGATCCCGATGGTGCTGGGTGTGGTGTTCCTCGAGCTCATGCACGTCGGGTACTGGGCCGCGACCAACCTGCGCGGCTACGCCGACTTCCTGTCCCTCACGAACTTCTGGGTCCTCATCGGGATCCCCGCGGGACTCCTCGCGGGCCTCGTCGTGTGGGCGCTGCGGTCCGGATCGGGTCGCCTGGCCGCCGCGGCGATCGGTGTCACCGGAGCGGTGCTCGTCGGCGAGGGGGTGCGGGCACTGCTCCGGATCGCCGACACCACCGGCACGACCTTCTGGACGATCGAGATCCTCGTGGGCGCCGCGGTCGTCGTCGTCGGGGTGCTGACGGCACGGTCGCCGATCGACCGGGTCGTCGCGCTCGGCACCGGGGTGGTCGGCTCGTTGGGCGTCCTGGGCGCCTACCTGTTGCTCGGCTGA
- a CDS encoding PLP-dependent aminotransferase family protein, with protein sequence MTPVLLSARSAALHLTDWRDSTDAAAYEALSDALRVLAIDGRIPQGVRLPAERGLAEALGVSRTTVANAYARLREDGFLVSVRGSGSVVRLPRDLVGRPDPERLGGVVGGDVLDLRKAALHAAPGIAEAVERAVRHVPAALAGIGYDTVGDPGLRRAIADRYTARGLPTDPSQIVVTIGAQHAIALLARVLVRRGDAVLVESPTYPHAHEAFREVGGRLVGVPVDARTGWDTTVLEHTLRRTAPSVAYVMPALHNPTGATMTPDARDLLVSVAASVGTTVVADETMGELRIDGPAATPLAAASDDVVMIGSADKVFWGGLRIGWIRARPELLQRLLLARPTGDLGTPVLDQLVARELVPRTETVLEERRAYLAQARDDVVDALRTRLPEWDVPSPAGGLTTWVGLGRPVSSALVLAARAEGVVLASGGVFGPDGGFERFLRVPFTMPAADRTRMVDVLERAWARVGGEAVGPSGSLAAVV encoded by the coding sequence ATGACGCCCGTCCTGCTCAGCGCCCGGTCCGCAGCACTCCACCTCACCGACTGGCGCGACAGCACGGACGCCGCCGCGTACGAGGCGCTCTCCGACGCCCTCCGGGTCCTCGCCATCGACGGGCGCATCCCGCAGGGCGTCCGCTTGCCCGCGGAGCGTGGGCTGGCAGAGGCGCTCGGCGTCTCCCGCACCACGGTCGCGAACGCGTACGCCCGACTGCGCGAGGACGGGTTCCTCGTCTCGGTCCGCGGGTCCGGCAGCGTCGTCCGGTTGCCGCGGGACCTCGTCGGGCGCCCCGACCCTGAACGGCTCGGCGGCGTCGTCGGCGGAGACGTGCTCGACCTCCGCAAGGCGGCGCTGCACGCGGCACCGGGCATCGCCGAGGCCGTGGAGCGGGCGGTGCGGCACGTGCCGGCGGCGCTCGCCGGGATCGGGTACGACACCGTCGGGGACCCCGGGCTCCGCCGGGCGATCGCCGACCGCTACACCGCGCGCGGCCTGCCCACCGACCCGTCGCAGATCGTCGTCACCATCGGCGCGCAGCACGCGATCGCCCTGCTCGCCCGCGTGCTCGTCCGGCGCGGCGACGCCGTCCTCGTCGAGTCCCCGACCTACCCGCACGCGCACGAGGCCTTCCGTGAGGTCGGTGGTCGGCTCGTCGGGGTCCCCGTCGACGCACGCACCGGCTGGGACACCACGGTCCTCGAGCACACGCTCCGCCGCACGGCCCCGTCGGTGGCCTACGTCATGCCGGCGCTCCACAACCCCACGGGCGCCACGATGACCCCCGACGCCCGCGACCTCCTCGTGTCGGTCGCCGCCTCGGTCGGGACGACGGTCGTCGCCGACGAGACGATGGGGGAGCTCCGCATCGACGGACCCGCCGCGACCCCGCTGGCCGCGGCGTCCGACGACGTCGTCATGATCGGCTCGGCCGACAAGGTCTTCTGGGGCGGACTGCGCATCGGCTGGATCCGCGCTCGTCCGGAGCTGCTGCAGCGGCTCCTCCTCGCCCGCCCCACGGGCGACCTCGGCACGCCGGTCCTCGACCAGCTCGTCGCGCGCGAGCTGGTCCCACGGACCGAGACCGTCCTGGAGGAGCGGCGCGCGTACCTGGCACAGGCCCGCGACGACGTCGTGGACGCCTTGCGCACGCGGCTCCCGGAGTGGGACGTGCCGTCGCCGGCGGGCGGGTTGACGACGTGGGTGGGCCTCGGCCGGCCGGTGTCGAGCGCGCTCGTCCTCGCGGCTCGGGCCGAGGGGGTCGTGCTCGCCTCCGGCGGCGTGTTCGGTCCCGACGGCGGGTTCGAGCGCTTCCTCAGGGTGCCGTTCACGATGCCGGCCGCCGACCGCACCAGGATGGTCGACGTCCTCGAGCGGGCGTGGGCGCGGGTCGGTGGCGAGGCGGTCGGCCCGAGCGGGTCGCTGGCAGCGGTGGTCTGA
- a CDS encoding DUF4097 family beta strand repeat-containing protein, translated as MAQEKWLVEEPKVIDTGVVRRLKVGLVAGQVDVVAHDEPTARVEVHSVSGKPLMVEVDGDTLTVDHPQIRWDDPIGFLKSFRGKAQADVSILVPRDVPVTLGVVSAGSLLSGTDRGATLHTVSGDVVVDGVAGDVTVNAVSGTTTVRDLDGALTVHTVSGDVVATGSIPRFQADGVSADVVLDLHGTPDSARVSTVSGSVSVRLEDGVPYRCTVSTASGKLQFDDSEIRGVRGSYVKQGGELSGQWLDLKVNSVSGDIAVLHAPPVADGSATTPTTDGEVPA; from the coding sequence ATGGCACAGGAGAAGTGGCTCGTGGAGGAGCCCAAGGTCATCGACACCGGCGTCGTCCGACGCCTGAAGGTCGGGCTCGTCGCCGGTCAGGTCGACGTCGTCGCGCACGACGAGCCCACCGCCCGGGTGGAGGTGCACAGCGTCTCCGGCAAGCCGCTCATGGTCGAGGTCGACGGGGACACGCTGACCGTCGACCACCCGCAGATCCGCTGGGACGACCCGATCGGGTTCCTCAAGTCCTTCCGCGGCAAGGCCCAGGCGGACGTGAGCATCCTCGTGCCGCGGGACGTCCCGGTCACCCTCGGGGTCGTGTCGGCCGGCTCGCTCCTCTCCGGCACGGACCGCGGCGCCACGCTGCACACCGTCTCGGGCGACGTCGTCGTGGACGGGGTCGCGGGTGACGTCACCGTCAACGCCGTCTCCGGCACGACCACCGTGCGGGACCTCGACGGCGCCCTCACCGTGCACACCGTGTCGGGCGACGTCGTCGCGACCGGGTCGATCCCGCGCTTCCAGGCGGACGGGGTGAGCGCGGACGTCGTGCTCGACCTGCACGGCACCCCGGACTCGGCCCGCGTCAGCACCGTGTCGGGCTCGGTCAGCGTCCGGCTCGAGGACGGCGTGCCCTACCGGTGCACCGTCTCGACGGCCTCCGGCAAGCTGCAGTTCGACGACTCCGAGATCCGCGGGGTGCGCGGCTCGTACGTCAAGCAGGGCGGAGAGCTCTCCGGCCAGTGGCTCGACCTCAAGGTGAACTCGGTCTCCGGCGACATCGCGGTGCTCCACGCCCCGCCGGTCGCCGACGGGTCCGCCACCACCCCGACCACCGACGGCGAGGTGCCCGCATGA
- a CDS encoding PadR family transcriptional regulator: MSPVFAHGHLRLYLLVLLADHPMHGYEVITALGDRFGGTYVPSAGTVYPRLAKLQEEGLVTGTADGRKTVYAITDAGRAELDARAAEVAALEDGVTDSVKSLADGVRASVGEAMRSLRADLAASAQAPRGQTADEPVDVPTSGASALREVEMVLSSFRQQVRADLRRQATRGTLTADTVTRLRDGLEALRRSL; encoded by the coding sequence ATGAGCCCGGTCTTCGCGCACGGCCACCTGCGCCTCTACCTGCTCGTCCTGCTGGCCGACCACCCGATGCACGGGTACGAGGTCATCACCGCGCTCGGCGACCGCTTCGGCGGCACGTACGTCCCGAGCGCCGGCACCGTCTACCCCCGTCTGGCGAAGCTCCAGGAGGAGGGCCTCGTGACGGGGACCGCCGACGGCCGCAAGACCGTCTACGCGATCACCGACGCCGGCCGTGCCGAGCTCGACGCCCGGGCCGCCGAGGTCGCCGCGCTCGAGGACGGCGTGACCGACTCGGTGAAGTCCCTCGCCGACGGCGTTCGCGCATCGGTGGGCGAGGCCATGCGGTCCCTCCGCGCCGACCTCGCGGCGAGCGCCCAGGCCCCGCGCGGCCAGACGGCCGACGAGCCGGTCGACGTCCCGACGTCGGGCGCCAGTGCCCTACGCGAGGTCGAGATGGTCCTGTCGTCGTTCCGGCAGCAGGTCCGTGCGGACCTCCGACGTCAGGCGACGCGGGGCACCCTCACCGCGGACACGGTGACCCGTCTGCGTGACGGCCTCGAGGCGCTGCGCCGCTCCCTCTGA
- a CDS encoding MerR family transcriptional regulator, whose product MSDRTDSAASAAKAPHGIAAVARSAGVSSRTLRHYDAIGLLPATAVGEGGLRRYDDRALVRLQRILLLRGLGLGLAEIAEVLDGEQDDVTALRAHVAWLERERDRLARQLAAVRTTITRIERGDDMTAQDTFDGFDQTRFKQEVEERWGAEAWQRGQEWWTSKDAAAKDAFQAEQRAIARDAAALAASGDGPTSAAGAALARRQLTWLEQAPGPAVTAERFRTLADMYVHDERFTHAYEWAGSGAARALRDAMHALADAGGV is encoded by the coding sequence ATGAGTGATCGGACAGACAGCGCCGCGTCCGCTGCGAAAGCACCCCACGGCATCGCCGCCGTGGCGCGTTCCGCGGGGGTCTCCAGCCGGACGCTGCGCCACTACGACGCGATCGGGTTGCTCCCGGCCACGGCGGTCGGCGAGGGCGGGCTCCGCCGCTACGACGACCGGGCACTCGTCCGGCTGCAGCGCATCCTGCTCCTCCGCGGGCTCGGCCTGGGGCTGGCGGAGATCGCCGAGGTGCTCGACGGCGAGCAGGACGACGTCACGGCACTCCGGGCACACGTCGCGTGGCTCGAACGGGAGCGCGACCGGCTCGCCCGGCAGCTCGCGGCCGTGCGCACCACCATCACGAGGATCGAACGAGGAGACGACATGACCGCACAGGACACCTTCGACGGGTTCGACCAGACCCGGTTCAAGCAGGAGGTCGAGGAGCGCTGGGGCGCCGAGGCCTGGCAGCGCGGACAGGAGTGGTGGACGTCGAAGGACGCCGCCGCGAAGGATGCGTTCCAGGCGGAGCAGCGGGCGATCGCCCGGGACGCGGCGGCGCTGGCGGCCTCGGGGGACGGTCCGACGTCGGCCGCCGGGGCCGCACTCGCCCGCCGGCAGCTCACCTGGCTCGAGCAGGCGCCCGGACCGGCCGTCACCGCCGAGCGGTTCCGCACGCTCGCGGACATGTACGTGCACGACGAGCGGTTCACGCACGCCTACGAGTGGGCCGGCTCCGGCGCCGCACGCGCGCTCCGCGACGCGATGCACGCCCTGGCGGACGCCGGCGGGGTGTGA